The Fusarium fujikuroi IMI 58289 draft genome, chromosome FFUJ_chr12 genome includes a window with the following:
- a CDS encoding related to promoter binding protein RUSH-1alpha has product MAYYQTDSLEQVDNSQNNSSESSKDSICVEPFPSLPITDFWETIFQPDLSITGDFFDGTLPIIDTDGAGTSWGNMQEWADSLFPLDPCENLTPLLTEDDTEQSEGSRLCCYGMVPDVPIKLVGDMRDLQSKINPCLPYQMFTISKHFQYFMLKSPDGSIFAQINELACKGIAESQKVASIESIAFVDTKLLQHVFSRAKEPSEATLKVEVNLYGSVNDAGLVGATLCSQKMFLQDPEHGAENIEYWNPHVIRFPGVEEPTSSSTDHGFQSTKFKSSQALVDGVNDHNHVILSIYQSLVRSRDLDTRRTGNMVRTALLPHQAKAVSFMMQREQGPTPPIFSLWAQERNVLTTLYRHRITGAESTDCPDELGGGILADDMGMGKSLSTLALIAETLPLAHSWFQDIPAGSSKALSRATLVIVPSTLIMNSWEAQIALHIDKSIKTGKYYGKDRNSKVNEYLDLDIVFTTYHTIAYSMNKQDSLAFRIKWFRIVLDEAHMIRRRETTLYQAASLLSAAYRWCLTATPIQNHLEDLGSLLAFLRISELERKAAFRKHIILPFSDDTTTALKRVAILLDSICLRRTQELLHLPQVSEKHHYIELQESERRQYDQTLVNMASLIKAKASLGPEKRNGFGIFQAQLQLRLLCNRGTFQKPFKDNDHRDKKAEREDFLYSLGSNAQITCSLCGIPIPAFDLLGGSESYNHPCGHKLCQECILQNNEAGAFLENSFLTRPCPLCKGTIQESHCSGSQSYPGELDGDHFNTEGYSSKMNALIQDLEKSPHGTKSIVFSCWTRTLDLANMDRFVKYKEYPVLLMSTGVGAFGLNLTAASYVFIMEPQWNPSVESQAIGRVARLGQNKEVTIVHYIVRGTVEVFRKCIPSKSENLSLRKWDSRNSRNGIFTTTDLPTAVGLNGENPAALL; this is encoded by the exons ATGGCCTACTATCAGACAGATTCGCTGGAGCAAGTTGATAATTCTCAAAACAACAGTAGTGAGTCGTCTAAAGACAGCAT ATGCGTGGAACCGTTCCCGTCATTACCCATCACCGATTTTTGGGAGACTATCTTTCAACCCGACCTCTCTATTACAGGCGATTTCTTTGATGGGACATTGCCCATTATCGACACAGATGGCGCAGGAACATCGTGGGGTAACATGCAAGAGTGGGCGGACTCCTTGTTCCCCCTGGACCCTTGCGAGAACCTCACTCCCCTTCTTACAGAGGACGATACTGAACAGTCTGAGGGTTCCCGACTTTGTTGCTATGGCATG gtaCCAGATGTTCCAATCAAGCTTGTCGGCGATATGAGAGATCTGCAATCGAAAATTAATCCATGTCTGCCTTATCAGATGTTTACTATCTCCAAACATTTCCAGTACTTTATGCTGAAATCACCAGATGGCAGCATCTTTGCACAGATCAATGAACTGGCCTGCAAAGGTATTGCGGAATCCCAAAAGGTTGCCTCGATTGAGAGCATAGCTTTTGTAGACACAAAGCTTCTGCAGCATGTCTTCTCCCGCGCAAAAGAGCCAAGCGAGGCAACTCTCAAGGTAGAAGTGAACTTATATGGCTCAGTGAATGATGCGGGACTAGTAGGAGCTACGCTTTGCAGTCAAAAGAtgtttcttcaagatccgGAACACGGAGCCGAGAACATTGAATACTGGAACCCTCATGTTATACGATttcctggtgttgaggaacccacatcatcttcaacagaCCACGGCTTCCAATCCACCAAATTCAAATCATCCCAGGCTCTGGTCGATGGCGTAAACGACCATAATCATGTCATCCTGTCTATATACCAGTCATTGGTGCGCTCCCGAGACTTGGACACAAGGAGGACTGGAAACATGGTTAGGACAGCTCTCCTACC GCACCAAGCGAAAGCAGTGTCTTTTATGATGCAGAGAGAGCAGGGCCCAACCCCTCCTATATTTAGCCTATGGGCCCAAGAGCGCAATGTCTTAACGACCTT ATACCGTCATAGAATAACCGGAGCTGAATCTACCGATTGCCCAGACGAGCTAGGAGGTGGCATACTTGCAGACGATATGGGCATGGGTAAATCCTTGAGCACATTGGCTCTTATCGCGGAAACTCTTCCGTTGGCCCATTCGTGGTTTCAGGATATACCTGCAGGGTCGAGCAAGGCTCTGTCGAGAGCAACTCTTGTTATAGTACCCTCCACGT TGATTATGAACTCTTGGGAGGCACAGATTGCACT TCATATTGACAAATcaatcaagactggcaagtATTATGGAAAGGATAGGAACTCCAAAGTCAACGAGTACCTGGATCTCGATATTGTCTTTACAACATATCATACGATCGCGTATAGCATGAACAAGCAGGACAGTCTTGCATTCCGTATCAAGTGGTTCAGgattgttcttgatgaag CACACATGATTCGTAGGCGAGAGACAACCCTATACCAAGCAGCAAGTCTGTTGTCTGCCGCATATCGATGGTGCCTCACTGCAACACCAATTCAAAACCACTTAGAAGATTTGGGTTCCCTGCTTGCCTTTTTGAGAATTAGCGAGCTGGAGCGTAAAGCTGCATTCAGAAAGCACATTATTCTTCCTTTTTCAGATGATACTACTACAGCATTGAAAAGGGTTGCCATTCTGCTGGACTCCATCTGTCTGCGAAGAACTCAAGAGTTACTCCATCTTCCGCAAGTGTCAGAAAAGCATCATTATATCGAGCTCCAGGAAAGTGAGAGGCGACAATATGATCAGACGTTGGTGAATATGGCTAGCCTTATTAAGGCCAAAGCTAGTTTAGGTCCCGAGAAACGGAATGGCTTTGGAATCTTCCAGGCACAGCTTCAACTTCGACTTCTCTGTAACCGCGGCACCTTTCAAAAGCCTTTCAAAGATAACGATCATCGAGATAAGAAGGCTGAGAGGGAAGACTTCCTATATTCCCTTGGGAGTAACGCTCAGATAACGTGCTCACTATGTGGCATCCCCATACCAGCCTTTGACCTTTTGGGTGGATCTGAGAGTTACAATCACCCTTGCGGGCACAAACTCTGCCAAGAGTGTATCCTGCAAAATAACGAGGCTGGAGCCTTTCTAGAGAATAGCTTCCTCACAAGACCATGTCCACTCTGCAAAGGCACGATACAAGAATCGCATTGCTCTGGTAGCCAATCATACCCTGGAGAACTTGACGGTGATCATTTCAATACGGAAGGCTATTCGTCGAAAATGAATGCCCTCATACAAGATCTAGAAAAGAGCCCCCATGGAACCAAGAG CATCGTTTTCTCATGCTGGACGAGAACCCTCGACCTA GCCAACATGGATCGGTTTGTGAAATACAAAGAGTATCCTGTCCTGCTAATGAGCACTGGCGTAGGCGCTTTTGG ACTTAACCTGACCGCAGCGAGCtatgtcttcatcatggaacCACAGTGGAACCCAAGTGTAGAGAGTCAGGCCATCGGACGGGTCGCTCGCCTTGGACAAAACAAGGAGGTTACTATAGTTCACTACATTGTTCGCGGTACAGTTGAAGTG TTTAGAAAATGCATTCCCAGCAAATCCGAAAACTTGAGCTTGCGAAAGTGGGATTCCAGGAATAGTAGGAATGGCATCTTTACAACCACTGATCTACCCACCGCAGTAGGTCTTAACGGAGAAAATCCAGCCGCCCTTCTTTAG